Proteins encoded by one window of Acetivibrio thermocellus ATCC 27405:
- the rpoC gene encoding DNA-directed RNA polymerase subunit beta': protein MFELNNFDSIRIGLASPEKIREWSRGEVKKPETINYRTLKPERDGLFCERIFGPQKDWECHCGKYKRIRYKGIVCDRCGVEVTRSKVRRERMGHIELAAPVSHIWYFKGIPSRMGLLLDMSPRALEKILYFAAYVVIDPGQTPLSKKQILSEKEYRDSLEKFGPKFRAGMGAEAVRELLQEINLDELSAELREEIKQSTGQKRVRAIKRLEVVEAFRQSQNKPEWMILDVIPVIPPELRPMVQLDGGRFATSDLNDLYRRVINRNNRLKRLLDLGAPDIIVRNEKRMLQEAVDALIDNGRRGRPVTGPGNRPLKSLSDMLKGKQGRFRQNLLGKRVDYSGRSVIVVGPELKIYQCGLPKEMALELFKPFVMKKLVNDGLAHNIKSAKRMVERVRNEVWDVLEEVIKEHPVLLNRAPTLHRLGIQAFEPVLVEGRALKLHPLVCTAYNADFDGDQMAVHVPLSAEAQAEARFLMLSANNLLKPQDGKPVAVPTQDMVLGSYYLTILKEGAKGEGRVFTSMDEAVMAYDNGEIELHSKIKVRMKRVVDGVEKSKIIETTLGRLIFNEAIPQDLGFVDRSDPDKIFDLEVDFLVGKNELKKIIDKSIKVHGTTKTAILLDKIKELGFKYSTKGAITISISDMVIPEVKAKYIKETEEKIEKITKQYKRGLISDEERYNSVIAAWTEASENITRALINNLDRFNPVYMMSQSGARGNINQIKQLAGMRGLMADTSGKTIEFPIKANFREGLTVMEFFISTHGARKGLADTALRTADSGYLTRRLVDVSQDVIVRETDCGTRKGIEVTDIKDGNEVIEELSERIIGRYPVGNIVHPETGEIIVEAGRMITDQDAEKIVKAGIKKVRIRSVLTCHSEYGVCAKCYGANLATGEECNVGEAVGIIAAQSIGEPGTQLTMRTFHTGGVAGEDITQGLPRVEELFEARKPKGLAIISEIKGTVKISETKKKREIVVTSEDGETRSYLIPYGSRIKVSDGDQVEAGDELTEGSVNPHDILKIKGVEAVQTYLVHEVQKVYRMQGVDINDKHIEVIVRQMLRKVKVEDPGDTSLLPGGLVDVFDFEEENAKAIAEGKKPAVAKRALLGITKAALATDSFLSAASFQETTRVLTEAAIKGKVDPLVGLKENVIIGKLIPAGTGMSRYKDITISTVTE, encoded by the coding sequence GTGTTTGAACTTAATAACTTCGATTCAATAAGAATAGGTTTAGCTTCTCCGGAAAAGATCAGAGAATGGTCCAGGGGTGAAGTAAAAAAACCCGAGACCATAAACTACAGAACGTTAAAGCCTGAAAGAGACGGACTTTTCTGTGAAAGAATATTCGGACCCCAAAAGGACTGGGAGTGCCATTGCGGAAAGTATAAGAGAATCAGATATAAAGGCATAGTGTGTGACCGTTGTGGAGTTGAAGTTACAAGGTCAAAAGTAAGAAGGGAAAGAATGGGGCATATTGAGCTGGCAGCCCCTGTGTCCCACATATGGTACTTTAAAGGAATACCCAGCAGAATGGGACTGCTTTTGGACATGTCTCCAAGAGCTCTGGAAAAAATATTGTATTTTGCGGCCTATGTCGTTATCGACCCGGGACAGACCCCTCTTTCCAAAAAACAAATATTGTCGGAAAAAGAATACAGGGACAGTCTGGAAAAGTTTGGGCCGAAGTTCCGTGCCGGAATGGGTGCGGAAGCGGTAAGGGAGCTTCTTCAGGAAATCAATCTTGACGAGCTTTCCGCTGAGCTTAGGGAAGAAATCAAACAGTCCACGGGACAAAAGAGAGTAAGGGCAATTAAAAGGCTTGAAGTGGTTGAGGCTTTCAGACAGTCACAAAACAAGCCTGAATGGATGATATTGGATGTAATTCCGGTTATTCCGCCGGAACTCAGACCGATGGTTCAGCTTGACGGTGGAAGGTTTGCGACTTCAGACTTAAACGACTTGTACAGAAGAGTTATAAACAGAAACAACAGATTAAAAAGACTTTTGGACCTTGGAGCACCGGACATAATCGTACGTAATGAAAAGAGAATGCTCCAGGAGGCAGTTGATGCATTAATAGACAACGGAAGAAGAGGAAGACCGGTAACCGGTCCCGGAAACAGACCGTTAAAATCCCTTTCCGACATGTTGAAAGGTAAACAGGGTAGATTCCGTCAGAACCTTTTGGGAAAACGTGTTGACTATTCCGGTCGTTCGGTTATAGTTGTGGGGCCGGAACTTAAGATATACCAGTGCGGACTTCCGAAAGAAATGGCTTTGGAGCTTTTCAAACCCTTTGTAATGAAAAAGCTTGTTAACGACGGCCTTGCTCATAATATAAAGAGTGCAAAAAGAATGGTTGAAAGAGTAAGAAATGAGGTATGGGATGTACTTGAGGAAGTTATCAAGGAGCATCCGGTACTATTGAACCGTGCACCGACCTTGCACAGATTGGGAATTCAGGCGTTTGAACCCGTGCTTGTGGAAGGTAGGGCGTTAAAGCTTCATCCGTTGGTATGTACGGCATACAATGCCGACTTTGACGGAGACCAGATGGCCGTTCACGTTCCCCTTTCCGCTGAAGCACAGGCGGAAGCAAGATTTTTAATGCTTTCAGCCAACAACCTGCTGAAACCACAGGATGGAAAACCGGTTGCGGTTCCCACCCAGGATATGGTTTTGGGTAGTTACTATCTTACGATTTTAAAAGAAGGTGCAAAGGGTGAAGGAAGAGTATTCACCTCAATGGACGAAGCCGTAATGGCCTATGACAATGGAGAAATAGAGCTTCATTCAAAGATAAAAGTAAGAATGAAGAGGGTTGTAGATGGTGTTGAAAAGTCAAAAATAATAGAAACCACTTTGGGAAGGCTTATATTCAATGAAGCCATTCCTCAGGATTTGGGCTTTGTGGACAGAAGTGATCCTGACAAAATCTTTGACCTTGAAGTCGATTTCCTTGTCGGAAAAAATGAGCTTAAGAAAATAATTGACAAAAGCATAAAGGTGCATGGAACCACTAAGACAGCAATATTGCTCGACAAAATAAAGGAATTGGGCTTTAAGTATTCCACAAAGGGAGCTATAACCATAAGTATATCAGATATGGTTATACCGGAAGTAAAAGCCAAGTATATAAAAGAAACTGAGGAAAAGATTGAGAAAATTACAAAACAGTACAAGAGAGGACTTATATCCGACGAAGAAAGATATAATTCAGTTATAGCTGCATGGACGGAAGCTTCGGAAAATATCACCCGTGCGCTTATAAACAATCTCGACAGGTTCAATCCGGTGTATATGATGTCCCAGTCCGGAGCGAGAGGTAACATCAATCAGATAAAACAGCTGGCCGGTATGAGGGGTCTTATGGCTGACACATCCGGTAAGACCATAGAGTTCCCGATTAAGGCTAATTTCCGTGAAGGCCTTACCGTTATGGAGTTCTTTATATCCACTCACGGTGCAAGAAAGGGTCTTGCAGACACGGCACTAAGAACTGCCGACTCGGGTTATTTGACAAGACGTCTTGTTGACGTAAGTCAGGATGTTATTGTAAGAGAAACTGACTGCGGAACAAGAAAAGGAATAGAAGTAACGGATATAAAAGACGGAAATGAAGTAATTGAAGAACTGTCAGAAAGAATTATCGGAAGATATCCTGTCGGAAACATAGTGCATCCTGAAACAGGAGAAATAATTGTTGAAGCAGGAAGAATGATAACTGACCAGGATGCGGAAAAAATTGTGAAGGCCGGAATTAAAAAAGTAAGAATAAGATCCGTATTAACCTGCCATTCTGAATATGGAGTTTGTGCAAAGTGTTATGGAGCCAACCTTGCAACCGGAGAAGAATGCAATGTCGGTGAGGCTGTAGGTATAATAGCGGCTCAGTCCATAGGTGAACCGGGAACACAGCTTACCATGAGAACATTCCATACTGGTGGAGTTGCCGGCGAGGACATAACCCAGGGTCTTCCCCGTGTGGAAGAATTGTTTGAGGCGAGAAAACCAAAGGGACTGGCAATAATTTCAGAAATAAAGGGTACTGTCAAGATATCTGAAACCAAGAAAAAGAGAGAAATAGTTGTAACCTCGGAAGACGGTGAGACCAGAAGCTACCTGATTCCGTACGGTTCCAGAATAAAAGTTTCCGACGGAGACCAGGTTGAAGCCGGTGACGAACTTACAGAAGGTTCGGTAAATCCACATGACATATTGAAGATAAAAGGTGTGGAAGCCGTACAGACATATTTGGTTCATGAAGTTCAAAAAGTTTACCGGATGCAGGGTGTTGATATCAACGACAAGCATATTGAAGTTATTGTAAGACAGATGCTCAGAAAAGTAAAAGTCGAAGACCCGGGAGATACGTCGCTTTTGCCGGGAGGGCTTGTGGATGTGTTTGACTTTGAAGAGGAGAATGCCAAGGCTATAGCCGAAGGAAAGAAACCTGCAGTAGCAAAAAGAGCTCTTCTTGGTATCACAAAGGCGGCATTGGCTACCGACTCATTCCTGTCGGCTGCATCCTTCCAGGAAACTACAAGAGTGCTTACTGAAGCGGCAATAAAAGGAAAAGTCGACCCGTTGGTAGGACTTAAAGAAAATGTAATTATCGGAAAATTGATACCTGCGGGAACAGGAATGAGCAGATACAAGGATATTACCATAAGTACGGTAACAGAATAG
- a CDS encoding ribosomal L7Ae/L30e/S12e/Gadd45 family protein produces MLEALKTANKTVGMKQSLKAVESLKAKQVFIAKDADEHVVARIKELCIKNNIPIVYVDTMKQLGKACNIDVGASVACLL; encoded by the coding sequence ATGCTTGAAGCTTTGAAAACCGCCAATAAAACCGTGGGAATGAAACAATCCCTGAAAGCTGTCGAATCATTGAAGGCAAAACAGGTATTTATCGCAAAAGATGCGGATGAACATGTTGTAGCCAGAATTAAAGAACTGTGTATCAAGAATAACATACCGATAGTTTATGTTGATACGATGAAGCAGCTTGGAAAGGCTTGTAATATAGATGTTGGTGCATCTGTTGCTTGTTTGCTCTAA
- the rpsL gene encoding 30S ribosomal protein S12, which translates to MPTFNQLVRKGRKAAKKKSTAPALQKGFNSLKKVQTDISCPQKRGVCTVVKTTTPKKPNSALRKIARVRLTNGIEVTAYIPGIGHNLQEHSVVLIRGGRVKDLPGVRYHIIRGTLDAAGVAKRMQGRSKYGAKRPKSSAAAK; encoded by the coding sequence ATGCCAACGTTTAACCAGCTGGTCAGAAAAGGAAGAAAGGCTGCGAAGAAAAAATCAACGGCTCCGGCACTTCAGAAGGGATTTAACTCTTTAAAGAAGGTGCAGACGGATATAAGCTGTCCCCAGAAAAGAGGAGTATGTACAGTTGTTAAGACTACAACACCCAAAAAGCCTAATTCGGCTTTAAGAAAGATTGCGAGGGTGCGTTTGACCAACGGTATTGAGGTTACAGCCTACATCCCCGGTATCGGGCACAACCTTCAGGAACACAGTGTTGTGTTGATAAGGGGCGGAAGGGTTAAGGACCTCCCTGGAGTTAGATATCATATTATTCGTGGAACTCTTGATGCTGCCGGTGTTGCAAAAAGAATGCAAGGACGTTCGAAATATGGTGCCAAAAGGCCGAAGTCCAGTGCGGCAGCTAAGTAA
- the rpsG gene encoding 30S ribosomal protein S7: MPRKGNVPKRDVLPDPIYNDKVVAKLINNIMIDGKKSIAQKICYGAFDIIREKTGKDPLEVFEQALNNVMPVLEVKPRRVGGATYQVPVEVRPERRQALALRWLVVYARERSERTMKERLAAEIIDATNNMGGAYKKKEDTHKMAEANKAFAHYRW; this comes from the coding sequence GTGCCAAGAAAAGGAAATGTGCCAAAGAGAGACGTATTACCGGATCCAATATATAATGACAAAGTAGTTGCAAAGCTTATCAACAATATTATGATTGACGGTAAAAAGAGTATAGCTCAGAAAATCTGTTATGGTGCATTTGACATCATCAGGGAAAAAACGGGAAAAGACCCGTTGGAAGTGTTTGAACAGGCTTTAAACAATGTTATGCCTGTACTGGAAGTAAAACCGAGAAGAGTTGGTGGAGCAACATATCAGGTTCCGGTTGAAGTAAGACCTGAAAGAAGACAGGCTCTGGCTCTCAGATGGCTGGTGGTTTATGCAAGAGAGAGAAGCGAAAGGACAATGAAAGAGAGACTTGCGGCAGAAATAATTGATGCGACCAATAATATGGGTGGAGCATACAAAAAGAAGGAAGATACCCACAAAATGGCAGAAGCAAACAAAGCTTTTGCTCATTACAGATGGTAA
- the fusA gene encoding elongation factor G, with product MPRQFSLENTRNIGIMAHIDAGKTTTTERILFYTGRVHKIGETHEGSATMDWMEQEQERGITITSAATTAQWKGTRINIIDTPGHVDFTVEVERSLRVLDGAVAVFCAKGGVEPQSETVWRQADKYKVPRMAYVNKMDIMGADFFNCIKMMKERLQANPVPIQLPIGKEDNFQGIIDLIEMKAYYYMDDLGKVIEQRDIPEDMRELAEEYRTNLLENVAEYDEELMMKYLEGEEITEAEIKAALRKGTIAVKAIPVLCGSSYKNKGVQRLLDAIVDYMPSPVDIEAIKGVSVDGETEIERHASDDEPFSALAFKIMSDPYVGKLCFFRVYSGKLSSGSYVLNATKGKRERIGRLLMMHANHREEVDMVYAGDIAAAVGLKETTTGDTLCDEANPVILESMNFPEPVIHVAIEPKTKAGQEKMALALQKLAEEDPTFRTYTDQETGQTIIAGMGELHLEIIVDRLLREFKVEANVGNPQVAYKETIRKSVKSEGKYIRQSGGKGQYGHCWIEIEPKERGTGYEFVNKIVGGVIPKEYIPAVDAGIQSAMNNGVLAGYPVVDVKVTLYDGSYHEVDSSEMAFKVAASMAFKEGMKKADPVILEPIMKVVVTVPEDYMGDVIGDLNSRRGRIEGMEARAGAQVIHAYVPLAEMFGYATALRSRSQGRGVFSMEISHFEEVPKNIQEQIISGRAKNNSSDE from the coding sequence ATGCCCAGGCAATTTAGTTTAGAGAATACAAGAAATATTGGAATAATGGCTCACATAGATGCGGGTAAAACCACAACAACTGAACGTATCCTGTTTTATACCGGTAGAGTTCATAAAATAGGAGAAACCCATGAAGGTTCAGCAACCATGGACTGGATGGAACAGGAACAGGAAAGAGGTATAACCATAACTTCAGCTGCTACTACCGCCCAGTGGAAAGGTACAAGAATAAATATAATTGATACACCAGGGCACGTTGATTTTACAGTTGAAGTTGAAAGATCTCTTCGTGTCCTTGACGGAGCTGTTGCGGTTTTCTGTGCCAAGGGAGGAGTTGAGCCACAGTCTGAAACCGTATGGAGACAGGCTGACAAATACAAAGTTCCCCGTATGGCATACGTCAACAAGATGGATATAATGGGAGCTGACTTTTTCAACTGTATCAAAATGATGAAGGAAAGACTTCAGGCAAATCCGGTTCCCATCCAGCTTCCGATAGGTAAAGAAGATAATTTTCAGGGAATCATAGACCTTATAGAAATGAAAGCTTATTACTACATGGACGATTTGGGAAAAGTTATTGAACAAAGGGATATTCCTGAGGATATGAGAGAACTGGCCGAGGAATATCGTACAAATCTCCTTGAAAATGTTGCAGAATATGACGAAGAGCTCATGATGAAGTATCTTGAAGGTGAAGAAATTACAGAAGCCGAGATAAAGGCGGCTTTAAGAAAAGGTACCATTGCCGTAAAGGCAATACCTGTACTCTGTGGTTCTTCATACAAAAACAAAGGAGTTCAGCGTCTTCTTGATGCAATTGTGGATTATATGCCTTCTCCTGTTGACATTGAAGCCATAAAAGGTGTGTCTGTCGACGGAGAGACCGAAATTGAAAGACATGCCAGTGATGATGAACCGTTCTCGGCATTGGCATTTAAGATTATGTCCGACCCGTATGTCGGTAAACTCTGCTTTTTTAGGGTTTACTCGGGAAAGCTCAGTTCCGGTTCCTATGTTCTCAATGCCACTAAAGGCAAGAGAGAAAGAATAGGAAGGCTGCTGATGATGCATGCCAACCACAGGGAAGAAGTCGACATGGTTTATGCCGGTGATATAGCGGCGGCAGTTGGATTAAAGGAAACTACAACAGGAGATACTCTCTGTGATGAGGCAAATCCTGTTATTCTTGAATCCATGAACTTCCCGGAACCGGTTATCCATGTTGCCATTGAGCCTAAGACAAAGGCCGGACAGGAGAAAATGGCTCTGGCGCTTCAAAAATTGGCTGAAGAGGACCCAACGTTCAGGACATATACTGATCAGGAAACCGGACAGACAATAATAGCCGGTATGGGAGAGCTTCACCTTGAAATAATTGTTGACCGTCTTTTAAGAGAATTCAAGGTGGAAGCAAATGTCGGTAATCCGCAGGTTGCTTACAAGGAAACAATCAGAAAGTCTGTCAAATCAGAAGGTAAATATATCAGACAGTCCGGTGGTAAAGGTCAGTACGGTCACTGCTGGATAGAAATCGAGCCTAAGGAACGTGGAACAGGATATGAATTTGTCAACAAAATCGTCGGAGGTGTTATTCCGAAAGAATATATCCCGGCGGTTGACGCAGGTATCCAAAGTGCCATGAACAACGGTGTTCTGGCGGGATATCCGGTTGTTGACGTTAAAGTAACCTTGTACGACGGTTCATACCATGAGGTTGACTCTTCGGAAATGGCGTTTAAAGTTGCCGCTTCCATGGCTTTCAAAGAAGGTATGAAAAAAGCCGATCCTGTGATTCTCGAGCCCATAATGAAAGTAGTTGTCACAGTTCCTGAAGACTACATGGGCGACGTTATAGGCGACCTTAACTCGAGAAGAGGAAGAATTGAAGGAATGGAAGCAAGAGCGGGAGCACAGGTTATACATGCTTATGTTCCTTTGGCGGAGATGTTTGGATATGCTACGGCCCTGCGTTCAAGATCACAGGGTAGGGGCGTATTCTCAATGGAAATAAGCCATTTTGAGGAAGTGCCGAAAAACATTCAGGAGCAGATAATAAGTGGAAGAGCTAAAAATAACAGTAGCGATGAATAA
- the tuf gene encoding elongation factor Tu: MSKAKFERTKPHVNIGTIGHVDHGKTSLTAAITKVLGFQGKANYTSYENIDKAPEERERGITISTSHVEYETDNRHYAHVDCPGHADYVKNMITGAAQMDGAILVVSAADGPMPQTREHILLARQVGVPYIVVFLNKCDMVDDEELLELVEMEIRELLNTYEFPGDEIPIIRGSALAALESTATSVDAPEYQPILKLMEEVDKYIPTPQRDIDKPFAMPVEDVFTITGRGTVATGRVERGTLKMGDEVEIVGLSDSPKKTVVTGIEMFRKLLDQAVAGDNIGALLRGIQRNEVERGQVLAKPGSIKPHTYFEAQVYVLTKEEGGRHTPFFNNYRPQFYFRTTDVTGVVELPQGTEMVMPGDHITMKVKLITPVAMEEGLKFAIREGGRTVGAGNVSKIIE; encoded by the coding sequence ATGTCAAAAGCTAAATTTGAAAGAACAAAACCCCACGTTAATATCGGAACGATTGGTCACGTTGACCATGGTAAGACATCATTGACTGCGGCTATAACAAAAGTTTTAGGTTTCCAGGGTAAGGCAAACTATACTTCTTATGAAAACATCGACAAAGCTCCGGAAGAAAGAGAAAGAGGTATTACAATATCAACTTCACACGTTGAGTATGAAACTGATAACAGACACTATGCTCACGTTGACTGCCCTGGTCATGCCGACTACGTTAAGAACATGATCACAGGTGCTGCTCAGATGGACGGTGCTATACTTGTTGTATCAGCAGCAGACGGTCCGATGCCACAGACAAGAGAACACATTTTGTTGGCTCGTCAGGTTGGTGTGCCATACATAGTTGTTTTCTTGAACAAGTGTGATATGGTAGATGACGAGGAACTTCTCGAATTGGTTGAAATGGAAATCAGAGAACTCCTGAATACTTACGAATTCCCCGGAGACGAAATTCCGATAATAAGAGGTTCAGCACTTGCTGCTCTTGAATCAACAGCTACTTCAGTTGACGCTCCGGAATATCAACCGATTTTGAAACTCATGGAGGAAGTTGACAAATATATTCCGACTCCTCAGAGAGATATTGACAAACCGTTTGCTATGCCTGTTGAAGATGTATTCACAATTACAGGTCGTGGTACTGTTGCTACAGGTAGAGTTGAAAGAGGAACTCTTAAGATGGGTGACGAAGTTGAAATTGTTGGTTTGTCTGATTCTCCGAAGAAAACAGTTGTCACCGGTATAGAAATGTTCAGAAAGCTTCTTGATCAGGCTGTTGCTGGTGACAATATAGGAGCTCTCCTGAGAGGTATTCAGAGAAATGAGGTAGAAAGAGGACAGGTTCTTGCAAAACCCGGTTCAATCAAACCTCACACTTATTTTGAAGCACAGGTTTACGTTTTGACAAAAGAAGAAGGTGGAAGACATACTCCTTTCTTCAACAACTACAGACCTCAGTTCTATTTCAGAACTACTGACGTTACAGGAGTAGTTGAGCTTCCTCAGGGAACTGAAATGGTTATGCCCGGTGACCACATAACCATGAAAGTCAAATTGATAACTCCTGTAGCTATGGAAGAAGGATTGAAGTTCGCTATCCGTGAAGGTGGTAGAACTGTAGGAGCAGGAAACGTATCCAAGATAATTGAATAA
- a CDS encoding RNA polymerase sigma factor has translation METPDADLVKMVLGGKNDAFAILITRHKRLIYNVIYNMINDREEINDIAQEVFIKIYRSLDKYNPEYKFSTWSVKIATNYCLDILRKKKVDQISIDEVIGVSGNIGTPEEDYLKKEKRERINYELSKLPDKYRIPLILFHKNGFSYEEISQVLNEPMSIIKNRLYRARLMLRKALSSERKEGIL, from the coding sequence TTGGAAACACCGGACGCAGACCTTGTGAAGATGGTTCTTGGCGGAAAAAATGATGCCTTTGCAATATTGATTACAAGACATAAAAGATTGATATATAATGTAATATATAATATGATAAATGACCGGGAAGAAATTAATGACATAGCGCAGGAGGTTTTTATCAAGATTTACAGGTCATTGGACAAATATAATCCCGAATATAAATTTTCGACATGGTCAGTGAAAATCGCTACAAATTATTGCCTTGACATATTAAGGAAGAAAAAAGTGGACCAGATTTCCATAGATGAAGTAATTGGTGTTTCCGGTAATATTGGCACTCCCGAAGAAGACTACTTGAAAAAAGAAAAAAGAGAAAGAATAAACTATGAATTGTCAAAACTCCCGGACAAATACCGCATACCGCTGATACTGTTTCATAAAAATGGTTTTTCGTATGAGGAAATTTCACAGGTTTTAAATGAACCAATGTCGATTATCAAAAACAGGCTTTACCGTGCAAGATTGATGTTGAGAAAAGCATTATCTTCCGAAAGAAAGGAAGGAATTTTATGA
- a CDS encoding zf-HC2 domain-containing protein, whose product MNCEKYKDYIMKHMDKTITETEQIELDEHLKRCSECRLEYDELKNIVSVLEERSCVEPPADFENMVMKKINVLDIYHKKQRKKRILIYGFAFIFAFMTVLLMFAALCRESILGLLLAAGVSESLSYAVYGFLTRMDLFLAYMAYVSGSGKMAFSDFYYLLIGLVVIVLMSKTHEIKSVRVHQKSELPPQTEKNKKRKLIN is encoded by the coding sequence ATGAATTGTGAAAAATATAAAGACTATATTATGAAGCATATGGACAAAACTATAACAGAGACGGAGCAGATTGAGCTGGATGAACACTTAAAACGGTGCAGTGAATGCAGATTGGAGTATGACGAATTAAAAAACATTGTATCGGTTCTTGAGGAAAGAAGCTGTGTTGAACCACCTGCTGATTTTGAAAACATGGTTATGAAAAAAATAAATGTTCTTGACATTTATCATAAAAAACAGCGTAAAAAGAGAATTTTAATATACGGCTTTGCGTTTATTTTCGCATTTATGACCGTATTGCTGATGTTTGCAGCTTTGTGCAGGGAGAGTATTCTTGGTTTGCTGCTTGCCGCAGGTGTGTCGGAATCGCTGTCCTACGCTGTTTATGGATTTCTTACGCGTATGGATTTGTTCCTTGCTTATATGGCTTATGTGTCCGGAAGCGGAAAGATGGCGTTTTCAGATTTTTATTATCTCTTAATAGGCCTTGTTGTAATTGTTTTGATGTCAAAAACGCATGAAATCAAGTCTGTCAGGGTTCATCAAAAGAGTGAATTGCCTCCGCAAACAGAAAAAAATAAAAAAAGAAAATTAATAAATTAA
- a CDS encoding VanW family protein translates to MGQKNGLKEIFAVATTIFIAVLSVSCSFGERKVENNVYIKDINVGGKSKAEVEEIIKKMSDSIDVEPKDAILNEDTLEIAPEEPGRKLNVESTLKAVLNAKEGDRIEPVVEEVLPKITREDVEKRIVEIGSYSTPLLDESENRVDNIDTASDYLNNEKVLPGEEFSFNETLGKRTAEKGYKKAPIIKRTESGSIKGYGIGGGICQLSTTLYNAAEKAGLEITERHSHSKKVPYVPQGKDAMVSYGSSDLKFRNNRQNPIVIKSEISDGKVTVRLYEIRK, encoded by the coding sequence ATGGGACAAAAAAACGGGTTGAAGGAGATTTTTGCAGTTGCTACGACGATTTTCATTGCGGTTTTGAGTGTGAGCTGCAGCTTTGGTGAGAGAAAAGTGGAGAATAATGTTTATATAAAAGATATAAATGTCGGCGGAAAAAGCAAAGCCGAGGTTGAAGAAATTATCAAAAAGATGTCAGACAGTATTGATGTGGAACCAAAGGATGCGATATTAAACGAGGATACCCTTGAGATTGCACCGGAGGAGCCAGGCAGAAAACTTAATGTTGAAAGTACCCTGAAAGCCGTTCTTAACGCAAAAGAAGGGGATAGAATAGAACCTGTTGTTGAAGAAGTATTGCCTAAAATAACGCGGGAAGATGTGGAAAAAAGAATAGTGGAAATAGGAAGCTACTCAACTCCGCTGCTGGATGAGAGCGAAAACCGGGTGGACAATATAGATACGGCGTCAGATTATCTTAATAATGAGAAAGTACTGCCCGGAGAGGAATTTTCATTTAATGAAACCTTAGGCAAGAGAACAGCGGAAAAGGGATATAAAAAAGCACCGATAATAAAAAGAACGGAGAGCGGTTCCATTAAAGGATACGGAATAGGAGGGGGAATTTGCCAGCTTTCCACCACACTGTACAATGCAGCGGAAAAAGCCGGCCTGGAAATAACGGAAAGGCATTCCCATTCCAAGAAAGTGCCTTATGTACCCCAGGGCAAAGATGCGATGGTATCCTACGGTTCTTCCGACCTTAAGTTCAGAAATAACCGTCAAAATCCGATAGTTATCAAATCGGAGATATCCGACGGAAAAGTAACGGTGCGGCTGTATGAAATCAGGAAATAG
- a CDS encoding HPr family phosphocarrier protein yields the protein MVKKEITINNISGWEAKLAAMFIQKASNYKSTVWIEKGERKANAKSLLGVLSLGIEKGSKIVLTAEGEDEVEALNELENYLESGLGESV from the coding sequence ATGGTAAAAAAAGAGATTACAATTAACAATATTTCAGGATGGGAAGCAAAACTGGCGGCTATGTTTATTCAAAAAGCATCAAATTACAAATCAACTGTGTGGATTGAAAAAGGAGAAAGGAAAGCCAATGCAAAAAGTCTTTTGGGAGTTTTGTCGCTGGGAATAGAAAAAGGCAGTAAAATTGTGCTTACTGCCGAAGGTGAGGATGAAGTTGAGGCTTTGAATGAACTGGAAAATTATCTGGAATCGGGACTTGGGGAAAGTGTTTGA